One genomic region from Stackebrandtia nassauensis DSM 44728 encodes:
- a CDS encoding class I SAM-dependent methyltransferase: protein MENAPHHNEYAFRNSSNEAPIQLSHLEAFLDPTTIAAFESIEVPSGSACLELGAGNGSIAHWLADRVGDDGTVTAIDINPVHIPPRPNLRIMRHDLRQGLPVAGPFDVIHARLVLSHIAERTEILKSLVELLAPGGWLVVGEFVRDPVQVISAANDADASLYVKVYDATYDGLINLHGADLRFGFDVFNLMTAAGLASVRSTHFAESWSGDSYAAKFLHSNSFQLEELIRGSGVTAAELDAYRRLVFDPALTVKSNLFVNTVGKKPCTSI from the coding sequence ATGGAAAACGCGCCGCATCACAACGAATACGCGTTCCGCAATTCCTCCAACGAGGCGCCGATTCAGCTGTCGCATTTGGAGGCATTTCTCGATCCGACGACCATCGCCGCATTCGAGAGCATCGAAGTCCCTTCAGGATCCGCGTGCCTCGAATTGGGGGCGGGCAATGGATCGATCGCGCATTGGCTGGCCGACCGAGTCGGTGACGACGGCACCGTCACCGCCATCGACATCAACCCGGTTCACATTCCTCCCCGGCCGAACCTGCGGATCATGCGTCACGACCTCCGCCAGGGGCTGCCGGTGGCGGGGCCGTTCGACGTCATTCACGCCCGGCTGGTGCTGTCGCACATCGCCGAGCGAACCGAGATCCTGAAGTCGCTGGTGGAGCTGCTCGCGCCGGGCGGGTGGCTGGTCGTCGGCGAGTTCGTCCGCGATCCCGTGCAGGTCATCTCCGCCGCCAACGACGCCGACGCCTCGCTGTACGTCAAGGTGTACGACGCCACCTACGACGGCCTCATCAACCTGCACGGCGCGGACCTGCGGTTCGGGTTCGACGTCTTCAACCTCATGACCGCCGCCGGACTCGCATCGGTGCGCAGCACTCACTTCGCCGAAAGCTGGAGCGGTGACTCCTACGCCGCGAAGTTCCTCCACTCCAACAGTTTCCAGTTGGAGGAGCTGATTCGCGGCAGCGGTGTGACGGCCGCCGAGCTCGACGCCTACCGGCGGCTGGTGTTCGACCCCGCGCTGACGGTCAAGTCCAATTTGTTCGTCAACACCGTCGGCAAGAAGCCGTGCACGTCTATCTGA
- a CDS encoding ABC transporter substrate-binding protein, which produces MSIRLTRRRFLSLTSAGLVATPLAACTSSDPNPDTLKIGWVGPLTGKVKIVGEEMRTAAELYLKLKNDKLGGRKAELVVVDEGDTPKDAMPKVQELIKDDEITALTGILYSPTYLATAELAQERGIPLLGSGGRPEMDPEKLNNLDGLWHTSWINGQTSEALAPYVYKEIGGPVYVIGPDDAGGYGYTKTFAKTYKELGGKLANPGGKPTMTPYPETSDWTVYLDEIHNSKAEAVFVFYGGESAVGFVKQYAASDVKKIPLFTSFITEGSVLQAQGKAALGIKSSVPYATDLDNNANRKLISAWSDAREDLPSTMAVGAWDSMLVLDMAIGRIPDGEEVTREAVKKQIDSLGEIESPRGVWQMGEKTHAPVQRYYLREVRKDGEVISNVALKTLATLGE; this is translated from the coding sequence ATGTCTATACGCCTCACTCGCCGCCGATTCCTGTCCCTCACGTCGGCAGGTCTGGTCGCCACTCCCCTGGCGGCGTGTACCTCGTCGGACCCGAACCCCGACACCCTCAAGATCGGCTGGGTCGGCCCGTTGACCGGCAAGGTCAAGATCGTCGGGGAGGAGATGCGCACGGCCGCCGAGTTGTACCTCAAACTGAAGAACGACAAGCTCGGGGGCCGCAAGGCCGAACTGGTCGTCGTCGACGAGGGCGACACCCCCAAGGACGCGATGCCGAAGGTCCAGGAACTCATCAAGGACGACGAGATCACCGCGCTGACCGGGATCCTCTACAGTCCCACCTACCTGGCCACCGCCGAGCTGGCGCAGGAACGCGGGATCCCGCTGTTGGGTTCCGGCGGCCGTCCCGAGATGGATCCCGAGAAGCTGAACAACCTGGACGGTCTGTGGCACACCAGCTGGATCAACGGGCAGACCTCGGAAGCGTTGGCGCCGTATGTCTACAAGGAGATCGGCGGCCCCGTGTACGTGATCGGGCCCGACGACGCGGGAGGCTACGGGTACACCAAGACCTTCGCCAAGACGTACAAGGAACTGGGCGGCAAACTTGCCAATCCGGGCGGAAAACCGACCATGACGCCCTATCCGGAAACCTCCGACTGGACCGTTTACCTCGACGAGATCCACAACTCCAAGGCCGAGGCGGTATTCGTGTTCTACGGCGGGGAATCCGCGGTGGGATTCGTCAAGCAGTACGCCGCCTCCGACGTCAAGAAGATTCCGCTGTTCACCAGTTTCATCACCGAAGGTTCGGTTCTACAGGCCCAGGGCAAAGCCGCGCTGGGCATCAAGAGCTCGGTTCCCTACGCCACCGACCTTGACAACAACGCCAACCGGAAGCTGATCTCGGCCTGGTCCGACGCCCGCGAGGACCTTCCGTCCACCATGGCGGTTGGCGCCTGGGACAGCATGCTGGTGCTCGACATGGCCATCGGCCGGATTCCCGATGGCGAGGAAGTCACCCGCGAGGCCGTCAAGAAACAGATCGACAGTCTCGGCGAGATCGAAAGCCCGCGCGGGGTTTGGCAGATGGGCGAAAAGACCCACGCCCCGGTGCAGCGCTATTACCTTCGCGAAGTCCGCAAGGACGGGGAAGTCATCAGCAATGTCGCCTTGAAGACCCTGGCGACGTTGGGAGAGTGA